The region GGGTACTCACTTTCCACGGCATTCATCACCAGACATCCACGTTTATCACGATTCCGGGCCGTCGTGCCCGGATCCGCTGCCCGGAATGAGCGAAAAAGAACGCATCGCGGTGGGCTACCGGCTGCGGGTGCTGCGCGAGCGCCAGGGATGGGACCGCCTCCAGCTCGCCGAACGGCTGGGGGTGCACTCCGGCTCCATCGCGCGCTGGGAGACCGGGGGCGCGGTGCCGCACGCCTACACCATGGAGCGCATCGCCGAGCTGTGCGGCGCCTCGTCGGACTGGATCCGCACGGGGCGCGGCGAGTCGCCGGTGCCGGGCGAGCCGGAGAGCGCGGAGCCCGAGCCCGCCGCCGCGGAGGACGCGTTCGCCTCGGCCGATGCCGTGGCGCGCTTCCTGGACGGCATCGCGCCGGCGGGGGAGGAGCGGCTCCGCAAGCTGGACGCGCTGGAGGGGCTGCGGCGGATGCTCACCGCGCGCGGTACCCTCCCTGGCTGGTGGTACGAGCTGCGTGAGAGTGTGGAGGCCGGCCGCCTCTGACTTCACCTCTCGCGCGGCGGCACCTGGATGCGCGCCCGCGCCACCTGTACGCCGCCGGGCGCACGAGCCACGGCGCCGCGGCCCGTGAGGACGAAGCCGCCGGCGGCGAGCTCCCCCTCCAGCGTGATGCGGCCCTGCCCCGTGGAATCGGCCTGACCCGCCGTGCGCGCCACGGGTGAGGCGGACGCGCCCTGCCGCTCCAGCGACAGCGACACGGGGGCGAACGGCGCCAGCCCGCGCGCCGTCAGCGCGGCTTCCAGGGCGCCGCTGGGCCGCAGCGTGTAGCTCACCAGGACGCGCGGGTCCGGGCGGGTGGCGCGCAGCTTCCCCACCAGGGGAGAGATGCCGAAGAGCCCCAGCGAGGCGGCCAGCAGCCAGGCCGCGGCCACACTGTTGCGGCGCCTGGAGGCGAACTGCGCC is a window of Longimicrobium sp. DNA encoding:
- a CDS encoding helix-turn-helix transcriptional regulator, which encodes MSEKERIAVGYRLRVLRERQGWDRLQLAERLGVHSGSIARWETGGAVPHAYTMERIAELCGASSDWIRTGRGESPVPGEPESAEPEPAAAEDAFASADAVARFLDGIAPAGEERLRKLDALEGLRRMLTARGTLPGWWYELRESVEAGRL